In one Paraburkholderia megapolitana genomic region, the following are encoded:
- a CDS encoding DinB family protein has protein sequence MHSRFDRFRTTALGQQLETLIDTPERYIEFAALSRAGVAAIAAVKDEIAEKFPEIENDTTARQFCGAMTADVMRRYGHEVVQSRGRVGGELFSYGAVFSPLPILLPFAEVIGALMAMPAKLTETVSRVPAAQWSQRPAGTGFSLVEHACHLRDLDIVFAARIRAVRSSSLPLLESVDGTALAAERHYMRQDLNQAVTAFEQSRQHLCAELKRLKPAQLKRCGLRDGVRRMTLEDLVREMLDHDRTHCLELDELCAELLQSTARSSRLKASV, from the coding sequence ATGCATTCACGCTTCGATCGATTCAGAACCACCGCACTCGGGCAACAACTCGAAACACTGATAGACACACCCGAGCGTTATATCGAGTTCGCGGCGCTATCGCGTGCCGGCGTCGCGGCGATTGCCGCGGTCAAGGACGAAATCGCCGAGAAATTTCCCGAGATCGAAAACGATACGACGGCCCGACAGTTTTGCGGCGCCATGACAGCAGACGTGATGCGACGCTACGGGCATGAGGTCGTGCAATCGCGCGGGCGGGTCGGCGGCGAGCTGTTCAGTTATGGCGCCGTCTTCAGTCCATTACCGATTCTGCTGCCCTTCGCCGAGGTGATCGGCGCGCTTATGGCAATGCCCGCGAAGCTGACTGAAACGGTGTCGCGCGTACCGGCTGCTCAATGGTCGCAACGACCTGCGGGTACAGGCTTCTCATTGGTCGAACACGCCTGCCACCTGCGCGATCTGGATATAGTCTTCGCAGCGCGGATTCGCGCCGTGCGTTCGTCATCGTTGCCGCTACTCGAGTCGGTCGATGGAACCGCATTGGCCGCCGAGCGGCATTACATGCGTCAGGATCTGAATCAGGCTGTGACGGCATTCGAGCAGTCACGGCAACATCTGTGCGCGGAGCTGAAGAGGTTGAAGCCCGCACAACTCAAGCGCTGCGGGTTACGTGACGGTGTGCGACGGATGACGCTCGAAGATCTCGTGCGCGAAATGCTCGATCACGACCGGACGCATTGCCTCGAACTCGATGAGCTTTGCGCGGAACTCCTTCAGTCCACTGCGCGTTCGTCGCGGCTAAAGGCCAGTGTATGA
- a CDS encoding LysE family translocator: MSSLSTLALFAGACIALTMTPGPDMLLIASRSVSQGRAAGFASLAGIQVGTYCHAMAAAFGLSQLFLAVPVAYDIVRFAGAAYLLYLAWKTIRSHSVTISPASGHDRRSLATIFRQGLLTNLLNPKMALFVLALFPQFVRPEDGSVAVQILILATILNLIGLVVNGVVILSASTLSRHWSQRRRPTRLPQILLGSVFAGLALRLAVASSN; the protein is encoded by the coding sequence ATGTCTAGCCTGTCCACCCTCGCGCTCTTTGCCGGCGCATGCATCGCGCTGACCATGACACCTGGTCCCGACATGCTGCTGATCGCCTCACGCAGCGTGAGCCAGGGGCGCGCCGCCGGCTTTGCATCGCTGGCGGGCATTCAGGTGGGGACATACTGCCACGCGATGGCTGCGGCATTCGGCCTGTCCCAGCTGTTTCTCGCCGTGCCCGTTGCGTATGACATCGTGCGCTTTGCTGGCGCGGCTTATCTGCTGTATCTGGCGTGGAAAACCATCCGTTCCCACAGCGTGACGATATCGCCCGCGAGCGGACACGACCGCCGCTCGTTAGCGACCATCTTCCGCCAGGGGCTATTAACCAACCTGCTGAATCCGAAAATGGCGCTGTTCGTTCTTGCGCTGTTTCCGCAGTTCGTCCGGCCCGAGGATGGTTCGGTCGCGGTGCAGATATTGATCCTTGCGACGATCCTCAATCTGATCGGTCTGGTGGTCAACGGCGTGGTGATCCTGTCCGCCAGTACACTCAGCCGGCATTGGAGCCAACGCCGGCGTCCGACCCGTCTGCCGCAGATTCTGCTTGGCTCCGTATTTGCCGGACTGGCGTTGCGACTAGCGGTTGCAAGCAGCAACTGA
- a CDS encoding EamA family transporter: protein MSPVVIALALGAAVLHASWNAALRTGADRLWSITVMSFATTAVAIPVAAILPLPAPASWPYVLLSSCLQIAYSLFLVQAYRRGELGQVYPIVRGSVPLLVTLGAFLLTGRHPATLSLAGVALVAGGILSLSLGNQRAHTESIVMALVTGLMIAGYTTTDALGVRHTGNAQAYVAWIFLLYGVLMPITFVALRGKLTLNLRAPETLRALAGGVASLVAYGAVVSAFALGPVGPIAALRETSIVFAALIGRVFLGETLTVRRITACVIVTLGALCLGYQP, encoded by the coding sequence ATGAGTCCGGTCGTCATCGCACTCGCGCTCGGCGCAGCCGTCCTGCACGCAAGCTGGAACGCCGCACTGCGGACCGGCGCCGACCGGCTCTGGTCGATCACTGTGATGAGCTTCGCAACCACGGCCGTAGCGATTCCGGTGGCGGCAATACTCCCGCTCCCCGCTCCCGCCAGTTGGCCCTATGTGCTCCTCTCGTCGTGTCTGCAGATCGCCTATAGCCTCTTCCTCGTTCAAGCCTATCGACGCGGCGAACTCGGACAGGTCTATCCGATCGTGCGCGGCAGCGTGCCGCTGCTGGTCACGCTCGGTGCATTCCTGTTGACCGGCAGGCATCCCGCTACGCTATCGCTAGCCGGCGTCGCACTCGTCGCGGGCGGAATCCTGAGTCTTTCTCTCGGCAACCAGCGGGCTCATACGGAATCGATTGTGATGGCGCTCGTCACGGGGCTGATGATCGCCGGTTACACGACCACCGACGCGCTAGGCGTCCGTCATACCGGCAATGCGCAAGCGTACGTTGCGTGGATTTTTCTGCTCTACGGTGTGTTGATGCCGATTACCTTCGTCGCGTTACGCGGCAAGCTGACGCTCAACCTCAGAGCACCTGAAACGCTCAGAGCATTGGCGGGCGGCGTCGCTTCGCTCGTCGCGTATGGCGCGGTCGTCTCGGCATTCGCGCTCGGTCCGGTCGGGCCGATCGCGGCACTCCGCGAGACCAGCATCGTGTTCGCCGCATTGATCGGGCGAGTTTTTCTCGGTGAGACCTTGACGGTGCGTCGCATCACCGCGTGCGTGATCGTTACTTTGGGCGCGCTCTGTCTCGGTTATCAGCCGTAA
- a CDS encoding porin: protein MKWRIAKLALGVSCVDLAGTAHAQSSVTLYGIVDAGIEYLNHTGGGSGTAHFVPGAKNVSRFGLRGVEDLGGGLKAVFQLENGFDIANGAFDVGKDVLFDRRATIGLKNRFGQWILGRTFTVTFDYMLPFDPMGYAGNYSWGISTTAPRGRRDGLLARSSSAVRYDGEFAGVKIGGLYGFGNVPGSVKTSSRYNVALGYGKGPFATVVTFDRQNGARSSVTPADSINYIQGIHAGLSYDFGTAKVMAGYRNHKRSFTTPAAALRSATYWFGGSCDVTPVLTLVGAVYHQDIKGGSNADPTLFSLRGQYALSKQTLLYLTGGYVMAKHGQQISLSRDLTAAADNQAGVTAGVQHRF, encoded by the coding sequence ATGAAGTGGCGTATTGCAAAGTTGGCACTTGGCGTATCGTGTGTCGATCTCGCTGGAACAGCACACGCACAATCGAGCGTGACGCTGTACGGCATCGTCGACGCGGGCATCGAATACCTGAACCATACCGGCGGAGGTAGCGGCACGGCACACTTCGTCCCGGGTGCCAAGAACGTATCGCGCTTTGGGCTGCGCGGTGTTGAGGATCTCGGCGGTGGTCTGAAGGCCGTGTTCCAGCTTGAAAACGGCTTCGACATCGCGAACGGCGCCTTTGACGTCGGCAAGGATGTGCTCTTCGACCGGCGTGCCACGATCGGTCTGAAGAACCGCTTCGGCCAGTGGATACTCGGCCGCACCTTCACGGTCACCTTCGACTACATGCTGCCGTTCGATCCCATGGGCTATGCGGGGAACTACTCGTGGGGGATTTCGACCACCGCACCGCGCGGCCGCAGGGACGGCCTGCTCGCGCGCTCGTCCAGTGCCGTACGTTATGACGGCGAGTTCGCGGGGGTCAAGATTGGAGGGCTGTATGGCTTCGGCAATGTGCCGGGCAGCGTGAAGACCAGTTCGAGATACAACGTCGCGCTGGGCTACGGCAAAGGACCGTTCGCCACGGTTGTCACCTTCGACCGCCAGAACGGCGCCCGCAGCAGCGTGACGCCCGCCGATAGCATTAACTACATCCAGGGCATCCACGCGGGTCTGAGCTACGACTTCGGCACGGCCAAGGTCATGGCCGGCTACCGCAACCATAAGCGCTCCTTCACCACGCCCGCGGCCGCGTTGCGCAGCGCCACTTACTGGTTCGGTGGATCCTGCGATGTCACGCCGGTCCTCACGCTGGTCGGCGCTGTCTATCACCAGGATATCAAAGGCGGCAGCAACGCCGATCCAACCTTGTTCTCACTGCGCGGCCAGTACGCATTGTCCAAGCAAACGCTTCTGTATCTAACAGGCGGCTATGTGATGGCGAAACACGGTCAGCAAATCAGCCTGTCGCGCGATCTGACGGCAGCGGCAGATAACCAGGCCGGGGTGACGGCCGGCGTTCAGCACCGGTTCTAG
- a CDS encoding choline ABC transporter substrate-binding protein — protein sequence MKYSLMAAACVLGLAATTAYTTAYAADPAVCRDVRFADVGWTDIAATTGLASTVFQGLGYHPTKTIASVPITFAGIKSKQIDVFLGYWAPTMDPIITPFVKAGTIKVLQPANLTGAKYTLAVPDYVYNGGLKSFADIQKYADKLNGKIYGIEPGNDGNALIKKMIDGNQFGLGKFKMVESSEAGMLVEVGRAIREKQWIVFLGWEPHPMNVTMKIDYLSGGDDVFGPNYGEAKVFTATPPDYAARCPNAAKLVSNLHFTTAIENHVMVPIMNKTDANKAATDWLKANPQVLDQWLAGVTTLDGKDGLPAVKAYLAAH from the coding sequence ATGAAATATTCGCTGATGGCAGCAGCCTGCGTACTGGGTCTGGCCGCCACGACCGCTTATACAACCGCTTATGCAGCCGATCCAGCGGTCTGTCGTGACGTGCGTTTTGCCGACGTTGGATGGACCGATATCGCCGCGACGACCGGGCTTGCGTCGACCGTGTTCCAAGGCCTGGGCTACCACCCGACGAAGACGATCGCGTCGGTACCGATTACATTCGCCGGTATCAAGAGCAAACAGATCGACGTGTTTCTCGGCTACTGGGCGCCGACGATGGACCCGATCATCACACCGTTCGTCAAGGCCGGCACGATCAAGGTACTGCAACCGGCCAACCTGACCGGCGCGAAATATACGCTCGCCGTGCCGGACTATGTCTATAACGGCGGCCTGAAATCGTTTGCCGACATCCAGAAGTACGCGGACAAGCTGAACGGCAAGATCTACGGGATCGAGCCTGGCAACGACGGCAATGCGTTGATCAAGAAGATGATCGACGGCAACCAGTTCGGGCTTGGCAAGTTCAAGATGGTCGAGTCGAGCGAGGCGGGCATGCTGGTCGAAGTGGGCCGCGCGATTCGCGAGAAACAGTGGATAGTGTTCCTCGGCTGGGAACCGCATCCGATGAACGTGACGATGAAGATCGATTATCTGAGCGGCGGTGACGACGTGTTCGGTCCGAACTACGGTGAGGCCAAGGTCTTCACCGCGACGCCGCCCGATTACGCGGCGCGTTGCCCGAACGCGGCGAAACTCGTGTCGAACCTGCACTTCACGACGGCGATCGAGAACCACGTGATGGTGCCGATCATGAACAAGACCGACGCGAACAAGGCGGCAACCGACTGGTTGAAGGCTAACCCGCAGGTGCTGGATCAGTGGCTCGCGGGGGTGACGACGCTGGATGGGAAGGATGGGTTGCCGGCGGTGAAGGCTTATCTGGCTGCACATTGA
- a CDS encoding GlxA family transcriptional regulator, which yields MESDVTSATTESPLSGLAHFGFLTLPSFSMIAFTSAVEVLRMANYVGRAQHYRWSILTPDGSPVRASNGMAIKPTRTIEEAGMPDVLIVCGGTQIRSAVDTTIKTLLGDVASQGVPLGGICTGAYALMSAGLLDDYRCTAHWEDLSALHKEFPHVHFADELFVIDRDRLTCTGGTAPLDLMLHLVGNRLGQNLAAQVSEQFILERIRGASDPQPIPVDARVGFSRAELIEVVRLMEANIEEPLSLEELARLVQLSQRHLQRMFKVYLSVSPTHYYLSLRLRRARDLLRTTDASIARVTAVCGFHSPCHFSKAYRAQFGHAPSIERRQPH from the coding sequence ATGGAGAGCGACGTGACGTCCGCCACGACTGAATCGCCGTTGTCAGGTCTTGCGCATTTCGGGTTTCTCACGCTGCCGAGTTTTTCGATGATCGCGTTCACGAGCGCGGTCGAAGTACTGCGCATGGCGAACTACGTCGGACGCGCGCAGCACTACCGCTGGTCGATACTCACGCCGGATGGCTCGCCGGTCCGGGCGAGCAACGGTATGGCGATCAAGCCGACCCGCACGATCGAAGAAGCGGGCATGCCGGATGTGCTGATCGTGTGCGGCGGTACGCAGATCCGCAGTGCCGTCGATACGACGATCAAGACGTTGCTCGGCGATGTGGCGAGTCAGGGCGTGCCGCTCGGTGGCATCTGCACCGGTGCGTATGCGCTGATGTCGGCGGGGCTGCTCGACGATTACCGCTGCACCGCGCATTGGGAAGATCTGTCGGCGTTGCACAAGGAATTTCCCCACGTGCATTTCGCCGACGAACTGTTCGTGATTGATCGCGACCGCCTGACCTGCACCGGCGGCACCGCACCGCTCGATCTGATGTTGCATCTGGTCGGCAACCGGCTTGGACAGAATCTCGCGGCGCAGGTGTCGGAGCAGTTCATCCTCGAACGGATTCGCGGCGCAAGCGATCCGCAGCCGATCCCCGTCGATGCGCGCGTCGGCTTCTCGCGCGCGGAACTGATCGAAGTGGTGCGGCTGATGGAAGCCAACATCGAAGAGCCGCTGTCGCTCGAAGAACTGGCGCGCCTCGTGCAGCTTTCGCAGCGGCATCTGCAGCGGATGTTCAAGGTCTACCTGAGCGTATCGCCGACGCATTACTACCTGTCGCTGCGTCTGCGTCGCGCGCGCGACCTGCTGCGCACGACCGACGCATCGATTGCACGCGTGACGGCCGTGTGCGGGTTTCATTCGCCGTGTCATTTCAGCAAGGCGTATCGCGCGCAGTTCGGCCACGCACCTAGTATCGAGCGGCGCCAACCCCACTAG
- the choW gene encoding choline ABC transporter permease subunit, which yields MSEIIPLGRWVDDSVHYLLDHDANTFDAIGKAIESFAALIEHGLQAIPMWALMAFFIGIGLWRVGWRFAIFATLSLLLIYATGFWDETVITLGLTLSSTLISLVFGIPLGIWTAKNKHVAMIVRPILDLMQTMPAFVYLIPAAMLFGLGRVPGILSTVIFAMPPAVRLTSLGIRHVNREIVEAGQAFGCTPWQLLYKVQFPNALPSIMQGVNQTIMMALSMVIIASMVGAGGLGNDVLASIQRLDIGLGFESGLSVVLLAIILDRITESFGRTPGTANAPRFAGLRNVMRVRRAEPATQS from the coding sequence ATGTCTGAGATCATCCCGCTTGGCCGTTGGGTCGACGATTCGGTTCACTACCTGCTCGATCACGACGCCAACACGTTCGATGCGATCGGCAAGGCGATCGAGAGCTTCGCCGCGCTGATCGAACACGGTTTGCAGGCGATTCCAATGTGGGCGCTGATGGCGTTCTTCATCGGCATCGGGCTATGGCGTGTAGGCTGGCGTTTCGCAATCTTCGCAACTTTATCGCTGCTACTGATCTACGCGACGGGCTTCTGGGACGAGACAGTAATCACGCTCGGCCTTACGTTGTCGTCGACGTTGATCAGCCTCGTGTTCGGCATTCCGCTCGGCATCTGGACTGCGAAAAACAAACACGTTGCGATGATCGTGCGGCCCATTCTCGATCTGATGCAGACGATGCCGGCCTTCGTCTACCTGATTCCGGCCGCGATGCTGTTCGGTCTCGGTCGCGTACCGGGCATTCTGTCGACGGTGATCTTCGCGATGCCGCCGGCCGTGCGTCTGACGAGTCTCGGCATTCGTCACGTGAATCGCGAGATCGTCGAAGCGGGCCAGGCGTTCGGCTGCACGCCGTGGCAACTGCTCTACAAGGTGCAGTTTCCGAATGCGCTGCCGTCGATCATGCAGGGCGTGAACCAGACCATCATGATGGCGCTGTCGATGGTGATCATCGCGTCGATGGTCGGCGCGGGTGGTCTTGGGAACGATGTGCTCGCAAGTATCCAGCGGCTCGATATCGGGCTGGGTTTCGAAAGCGGTTTGTCGGTGGTGCTGCTGGCGATCATTCTCGACCGCATCACCGAGAGCTTCGGCCGCACGCCGGGTACCGCGAATGCGCCACGCTTTGCTGGACTGCGTAACGTGATGCGGGTACGTCGCGCGGAACCGGCTACGCAGAGTTAA
- a CDS encoding TetR/AcrR family transcriptional regulator: MSKHTSTGKARRPYHHGALREAMLEAAERILNREGIEGLTLRAAAREAGASHAAPKNHFENLTGLLSDLAIVGFQRFERRLLDAAATVAASDTADTTDAPNSRLPALGRAYVEFATQFPGLFMLMFRSERLDLERPGLREAMSRASSVLRAAVGVPQEPDAILPTYGAAQVVAAWALVHGFAMLKIDGRLNTIGHSLPEGIDAMALLDVILDAGGGQLTAPQALVSQQK, translated from the coding sequence ATGAGCAAACACACATCCACTGGCAAGGCCAGGCGGCCGTATCACCACGGAGCATTGCGCGAGGCAATGTTGGAGGCGGCCGAGCGCATCCTCAATCGTGAGGGTATCGAGGGGCTCACGCTGCGCGCCGCGGCGCGCGAAGCTGGTGCTTCTCACGCCGCGCCGAAGAACCACTTCGAGAATCTGACCGGGCTGCTCAGCGATCTGGCCATCGTAGGTTTTCAACGCTTCGAGCGGCGCCTTCTCGATGCGGCGGCCACGGTGGCCGCGTCGGATACAGCGGATACGACCGATGCGCCCAACTCGCGGCTTCCCGCCTTGGGCCGCGCCTACGTTGAGTTTGCGACGCAGTTCCCAGGGCTCTTCATGCTGATGTTTCGCAGCGAGCGGCTCGACCTCGAACGCCCGGGCTTGCGCGAGGCGATGAGCCGCGCGTCGTCGGTGCTGCGCGCTGCCGTGGGGGTGCCGCAGGAGCCGGACGCGATATTGCCCACTTACGGCGCCGCGCAGGTTGTCGCCGCGTGGGCACTGGTCCATGGATTCGCGATGCTGAAGATCGACGGTCGTCTGAACACGATAGGCCACAGTCTGCCGGAGGGCATCGATGCAATGGCGTTGCTCGATGTCATTCTCGATGCGGGCGGTGGTCAACTGACAGCCCCTCAAGCTCTTGTCAGTCAACAGAAATGA
- a CDS encoding NnrU family protein, with protein MPILIAGLVIFLGIHSISIVAPRWRDAQVARMGANPWRGLYSVVSIVSLAAVIYGYGIARRTPVMLYAPPVALQHLTLLLMLPVFPLLIAAYVPGRVKRLARHPMLLAVILWAAAHLLANGTLNDVLLFGAFLVWAVGDLISVGRRPNVRAVPSVPASAVNDVIVVVAGLGLYAYTVLSAHVHVIGVAPLG; from the coding sequence ATGCCCATTCTGATTGCGGGTCTCGTGATCTTCCTTGGAATTCACTCCATCTCGATCGTCGCGCCACGCTGGCGCGACGCGCAGGTTGCACGCATGGGTGCGAACCCGTGGCGAGGGTTGTATTCGGTGGTGTCGATCGTGAGTCTGGCTGCGGTTATCTACGGTTATGGCATCGCGCGACGCACACCGGTCATGCTCTATGCGCCGCCGGTTGCGTTACAGCACCTGACGCTGCTGCTCATGCTGCCCGTGTTTCCTTTGCTGATCGCGGCTTACGTGCCGGGCCGCGTAAAACGCCTTGCACGCCATCCGATGCTGCTCGCCGTGATCCTGTGGGCGGCGGCGCATTTGCTCGCCAACGGTACGCTCAACGATGTGTTGCTGTTCGGTGCGTTCCTCGTCTGGGCTGTGGGGGATCTGATTTCAGTCGGCCGGCGCCCTAACGTCCGTGCGGTGCCGTCTGTGCCGGCTTCGGCGGTCAACGATGTGATCGTCGTTGTGGCGGGGTTGGGTTTGTATGCGTACACGGTGCTGTCGGCGCACGTGCATGTGATTGGAGTGGCTCCGCTCGGGTGA
- a CDS encoding reverse transcriptase family protein → MQLTLHQTVIAIAEAMLAGEPDKDSAAARVAAVLGAELPWLRQAAGGAIDRFGHRWDDTQADEVAPFVADLPGFVSAWMSDERLTVIRILRRSPVQRRLPPPLAQIEVPQLPTVGDLADWLELSPADLEWLANRWRVGAREGSSPLHHYSYRACEKRDGRYRLIERPKSLLRAAQHKLLHGLLDRVPPHEAAHGFRKRRNIVSFALPHVGQQLVIRLDLADFFVSVTEARVHSIFRTLGYTTAVARAMTALVTNRVPSGQLAAPDLRGKFDWLEQQRFRTRHLPQGAATSPALANLCAFRLDTRLAALARSLNANYTRYADDLAFSGGAQLLSVADRLPIKVAAIAIEEGFAVQPRKTRVMPRGVRQRLAGVVVNQHPNFSRDRFDTLKATLTNCVKHGVASQNRCAHRDFRASLAGHIAHVTMLNSSRGAKLKAIFDCIDWDEPVSDEHGTAV, encoded by the coding sequence ATGCAATTAACCCTGCATCAAACCGTCATCGCGATCGCGGAAGCCATGCTGGCGGGAGAGCCCGACAAGGACAGCGCTGCTGCCCGGGTTGCAGCGGTTCTCGGCGCGGAGCTACCGTGGCTGAGACAGGCTGCCGGCGGTGCAATCGATCGGTTCGGCCATCGCTGGGATGACACGCAAGCGGATGAGGTGGCACCCTTCGTCGCCGACCTGCCCGGTTTCGTTTCCGCATGGATGAGTGATGAGCGGCTCACCGTCATCCGCATACTTCGACGCTCGCCCGTTCAGAGGCGCTTGCCGCCACCCCTCGCGCAGATTGAAGTCCCCCAGTTGCCGACAGTCGGCGATCTGGCGGACTGGCTCGAACTGAGCCCCGCCGATCTCGAATGGCTGGCCAATCGCTGGCGAGTCGGCGCCCGCGAAGGTTCGTCGCCCCTGCACCACTATTCGTACCGGGCGTGTGAGAAACGCGACGGTCGATATCGCCTGATCGAGCGTCCCAAGTCTTTGCTGCGCGCGGCACAGCATAAGCTCCTGCATGGCCTGCTCGATCGCGTACCGCCGCATGAAGCAGCACATGGCTTCCGCAAGCGGCGAAACATCGTTTCATTCGCGCTACCTCACGTGGGTCAGCAACTCGTCATCCGGCTTGATCTTGCCGATTTCTTTGTCTCGGTGACAGAGGCGCGGGTCCACTCGATTTTTCGTACGCTTGGCTACACCACTGCGGTAGCGCGTGCGATGACGGCTCTGGTAACCAACCGTGTTCCCAGTGGTCAGTTGGCCGCGCCTGATCTGCGCGGGAAATTCGACTGGCTCGAACAACAGCGGTTTCGCACGCGACATCTGCCGCAAGGCGCTGCGACCTCGCCTGCGCTCGCCAACCTGTGTGCGTTCCGTCTCGATACGCGACTTGCGGCGCTCGCGCGTTCCTTGAACGCGAATTACACACGCTATGCCGACGATCTTGCATTCTCCGGTGGCGCACAACTCCTGAGCGTGGCAGATCGGCTTCCAATCAAGGTGGCGGCGATCGCTATCGAAGAAGGCTTCGCAGTACAACCACGCAAGACGCGTGTGATGCCTCGCGGCGTACGGCAACGGCTCGCAGGGGTCGTGGTGAACCAGCATCCGAATTTTTCACGCGACAGGTTCGACACGCTCAAGGCAACGCTCACCAATTGCGTGAAGCACGGCGTCGCGTCGCAGAATCGATGCGCGCACAGGGACTTTCGCGCGTCGCTTGCGGGGCACATCGCGCACGTGACCATGCTGAACAGTTCGCGTGGGGCAAAACTCAAAGCCATCTTCGATTGCATCGACTGGGACGAGCCGGTGAGTGACGAGCACGGCACTGCGGTTTGA
- a CDS encoding serine hydrolase domain-containing protein, producing MILQSKHETGAGRDESALANRLDSIFTTALRERRIVGAVAVVASHGKVIYRRAHGWAERETQRPMHEDTLFRLASVTKPIVTLAVLRLAADGKLQLDDHVSRWLPDFTPRLPDGSQPPLTLHQLLTHTAGLSYGLLEGPGSEYDLLGISDGIDRVDFSLEENLRRVAGASLVFAPGSAWRYSLALDVLGAVIERVTGAPLADAIAQLVTGPLGMHDTGFVSDEPTRFAVPYADGAPEPVKMTENVSVPLPEGHGVAVRFAPSRAFEPTAYPSGGAGMYGSADDVLRVLEAVRDGKSFLPDALRAAMYVDHTPPGTETRGPGWGFGYGAAVLNDPVLAGSPQSAGTLQWGGVYGHSWFIDATRGLTVLLLTNTAYEGMSGALTLEVRDAVYGD from the coding sequence ATGATTTTGCAATCAAAACATGAGACAGGCGCAGGACGCGACGAATCGGCGCTAGCGAACAGACTCGACAGCATCTTCACGACCGCATTGCGAGAGCGGCGAATCGTCGGCGCAGTCGCCGTGGTTGCCTCACACGGCAAGGTGATTTACCGCCGGGCGCACGGTTGGGCCGAACGCGAAACGCAACGGCCGATGCATGAAGATACGTTGTTCCGGCTCGCATCGGTGACGAAGCCGATCGTGACGTTAGCGGTATTGCGCCTCGCTGCCGATGGCAAGCTGCAACTCGACGATCATGTGTCGCGCTGGCTTCCAGACTTCACACCCCGATTGCCCGACGGCAGTCAGCCGCCGCTGACGCTACATCAGTTGCTCACGCACACGGCCGGATTGAGCTATGGCCTGCTTGAAGGTCCGGGTAGCGAATACGATCTGCTTGGCATTTCCGATGGGATTGACCGCGTCGATTTCAGCCTTGAGGAAAACCTGCGACGCGTCGCAGGTGCGTCACTGGTGTTTGCTCCCGGTAGCGCGTGGCGGTACTCGCTCGCACTCGACGTACTAGGCGCCGTGATCGAACGTGTGACCGGCGCCCCGCTCGCGGACGCGATTGCTCAACTCGTTACCGGCCCCCTGGGGATGCACGATACTGGGTTCGTGTCAGACGAGCCCACACGCTTTGCCGTGCCGTACGCGGACGGTGCGCCGGAGCCCGTGAAAATGACGGAGAACGTCTCCGTTCCCTTACCGGAAGGACATGGCGTCGCGGTACGGTTCGCTCCATCGAGGGCGTTCGAACCGACAGCTTATCCGTCGGGCGGAGCCGGTATGTACGGCAGCGCAGACGATGTTTTGCGCGTGCTGGAAGCCGTGCGTGACGGCAAGAGCTTTTTGCCCGATGCGCTTCGCGCCGCGATGTATGTGGACCACACGCCGCCAGGCACCGAGACAAGAGGGCCCGGATGGGGATTCGGCTATGGCGCGGCGGTGCTGAACGATCCGGTGCTCGCCGGATCGCCGCAAAGCGCCGGGACGTTGCAATGGGGCGGCGTGTACGGCCACAGCTGGTTCATCGACGCGACGCGTGGATTGACAGTGCTGTTGCTCACCAACACAGCCTATGAAGGGATGTCGGGCGCATTGACGCTGGAGGTACGGGACGCGGTGTATGGAGATTGA